In one window of Paracoccus saliphilus DNA:
- a CDS encoding ABC transporter permease has translation MLNFTIRRVLLAIPTLLFISLVIFLLLEASPGDPLGDVPLTVPPEVKEKMREALGLGRPWYIRYVLWLKQFFWVEPLFWTDQLLGTYFSDGMQRVISFQSRSPVFDVIVQRMPQTLTVVGMSYIVGVMIAIPIGILSAYKQYSWFDQLGTFISMVGFSMPTFFTGVVLIIIFGVKLQWFPSVYDTTHEVQDWDSVMVQVRQMIMPVTVLALYNAAQISRFMRASMLDNLGQDYVRTARAKGLGERKVVLKHVLRNSLIPVVTVIALGLPTVFGGAIITEQVFKVNGLGQLLISAIHANDIPMVLTLTFIFAILIVTFTLIADVLYGVLDPRIRYD, from the coding sequence ATGCTGAATTTCACGATCCGCCGAGTATTGCTGGCGATCCCGACCCTGCTGTTCATTTCGCTGGTGATCTTTCTGCTCTTGGAGGCCTCGCCCGGCGACCCCCTGGGCGATGTGCCGCTGACCGTCCCTCCAGAGGTCAAGGAAAAGATGCGCGAGGCGCTTGGCCTCGGCCGGCCGTGGTATATCCGCTACGTGTTGTGGCTGAAGCAGTTTTTCTGGGTCGAGCCGCTGTTCTGGACCGACCAGTTGCTGGGCACCTATTTCAGTGACGGGATGCAGCGGGTCATCAGCTTCCAGTCGCGCAGCCCGGTCTTTGACGTGATCGTGCAGCGCATGCCGCAGACGCTGACCGTGGTGGGCATGTCCTATATCGTCGGCGTGATGATCGCGATCCCGATCGGCATCCTGTCGGCCTACAAGCAATATAGCTGGTTCGACCAGCTCGGCACCTTCATCTCGATGGTCGGTTTCTCGATGCCGACCTTCTTTACCGGGGTGGTGCTGATCATCATCTTCGGGGTCAAGCTGCAATGGTTCCCCTCGGTCTACGACACGACGCATGAGGTGCAGGATTGGGATAGCGTCATGGTGCAGGTGCGGCAGATGATCATGCCGGTGACGGTGCTGGCACTGTATAACGCCGCGCAGATCAGCCGTTTCATGCGGGCCTCTATGCTGGACAATCTGGGGCAGGACTATGTCCGGACCGCCCGCGCCAAGGGATTGGGAGAACGCAAGGTTGTGCTGAAACACGTTCTGCGCAACAGCCTCATCCCGGTGGTGACGGTCATCGCATTGGGGCTGCCCACGGTGTTCGGCGGCGCGATCATCACCGAGCAGGTGTTCAAGGTGAACGGGTTGGGACAGTTGCTGATCTCGGCCATCCACGCCAATGACATCCCGATGGTGCTGACGCTCACCTTCATCTTCGCCATCCTGATCGTCACATTCACGCTGATTGCCGATGTTCTCTATGGCGTGCTGGACCCGAGGATTCGCTATGACTGA
- a CDS encoding ABC transporter permease → MTETERQQRMNTDELIEETAGAAAATSALPPDDPQVAGGETRSQWRDVWRQFRSHRGAMVALVLFVGVLLFVSIGPWIWTLDPTYVDIRARNSGFSIDHPLGTDQLGRDMLARLMAGGRVSIAVGLTAMLIAIFLGSTIGVLSGYFRRLDAPLMRLTELFLALPLLPLLLLMVTLFREPLSQSFGPAMGIFMLIVSAIGATSWMQSARIVRGDVLGLKEREFILAARSIGTPPRRMILRHILPNVLSPIMVAATLGIATAIITESALSFLGLGFPPDFPTWGRLLYDAVDQMVLYPSRVILPGVFISLTVLCVNYIGDGLRDAMDPRIRGR, encoded by the coding sequence ATGACTGAGACAGAACGCCAGCAACGGATGAATACCGACGAACTGATCGAGGAAACCGCCGGGGCAGCCGCCGCGACAAGCGCCCTGCCACCCGACGATCCACAGGTCGCCGGTGGCGAGACCCGCAGCCAGTGGCGCGATGTCTGGCGGCAATTCCGCAGCCACCGGGGTGCCATGGTAGCGCTGGTGCTGTTTGTCGGGGTGCTGCTTTTCGTATCGATCGGGCCGTGGATCTGGACGCTCGATCCGACCTATGTCGATATCCGCGCCCGCAATAGCGGCTTTTCCATCGACCACCCCCTGGGCACGGACCAGCTGGGCCGCGACATGCTGGCCCGGCTGATGGCGGGCGGACGCGTCTCGATCGCGGTGGGGCTGACGGCGATGCTGATCGCCATCTTCCTGGGCAGCACGATCGGGGTTCTGTCGGGCTATTTTCGCCGGCTCGACGCGCCGCTGATGCGGTTGACGGAACTGTTCCTGGCACTGCCCTTGCTGCCCCTGCTGCTCTTGATGGTGACGCTGTTCCGCGAACCGCTCTCGCAATCCTTCGGCCCGGCCATGGGCATCTTCATGCTGATCGTCTCGGCCATCGGCGCGACAAGCTGGATGCAATCGGCCCGGATCGTGCGCGGCGATGTGCTGGGGCTGAAAGAGCGCGAATTCATCCTGGCCGCCAGGTCAATCGGTACGCCGCCGCGCCGGATGATCCTGCGGCATATCCTGCCCAATGTCCTGTCGCCGATCATGGTCGCCGCGACCCTGGGGATCGCCACCGCGATCATCACCGAGAGCGCGCTGAGCTTCCTGGGACTGGGTTTCCCGCCGGATTTCCCGACATGGGGACGGCTGCTCTATGATGCGGTCGACCAGATGGTGCTTTATCCGAGCAGGGTGATCCTGCCGGGTGTGTTCATCTCGCTGACGGTGCTATGCGTGAACTATATCGGTGACGGTCTGCGCGACGCGATGGATCCGCGGATCCGGGGGCGTTGA